AAGCCCAGAACCAGACCTTAAATGAGCTTTTAACACGGCCAGACCGTCCCACTGCAGTTCTAGTCAGCGATGACATCCTGGCTATGGCGCTGGAAAAAGTATGCATCCGCCTGGGGATCTCCATCCCCGGAGGATTGTCCATTATCTCATTCAATAATTCGCTGTTTGCACGGCTTTCCTCACCGCCCCTGACCTCCATGGACATCAATTCCTGTCAATTGGGAATCGAGGCGGCTTCCCAGATGATCAGCCATATCGAAAAACCCGATCTCATGGCAACGAAGATCATCGTGCCCCATCATATGGTGGAGCGGGAGAGCTGTGGAACGCAGCCGGGACAGAGTTAACGCAGAGAGAAGGGCGGGGGAGGAGGCGGGCGGAGATGCTTCCGTTTCGGTCATAAGGGGCACTAACGCAAACGGAGACGGAAATCGGGGCAACGCTCCAGCTACGGAGAACTCCTGATGATTTCTCCTCCGCGTCGCGCTCCGCCTGGGTCCTGTAAACCCAGGCTCCGGCCCCGATTTCCGCCTCCGTTTGTGTAAGTGCCCCTAATAACCTGCAAAAGTCACATCTCCGCCCGCCTCCTCCCCCGCCCTTCTCTCCCCACAAGTCTTCCTCCCGGCTGCTGTGCACTGGCTCCCCTAACGTAAAAAACAAAAACCAAAAGCAAAATTTGTAAGTTATTGACAAAATGACATTAGTGTCATAAAATATAAATGACACCAATGTCATTTTTTGAGAGGTGAAGAATGTGGCTAAAAAGTCATTGGAAAAACGAAATCTAATTTTAGAGCGTGCAGAACAAGTGTTCAGCAAAAAAGGTTTTTCAGCCGTTACCATGAAAGACATCATAGATGCTTGTAATATTAGCCGAGGGGGAATTTATCTTTATTTTAATTCAACAGACGAAATATTTATGGAGGTAATAAAATCACATCATCAGACCTGTATGCAAAAAACCAAGCATAACATTTATGATCTCCAAGATTTTCAGACAGTAGTTAATGCTTATTTTGAAAATCTGGAACAAGAAATGATAAATGTTAAAGGCAGTTTGAAATTGGCTATGATTGAGTTTTTCATAGCGCATAAAGCAGAAACCGATAATAATTTTTTCGTAAAGGCAATGGACGGATTAAAAACCCCTATTCTCGAAATATTATCTTTAGGAAAAAAACTACAAGAGATTTCCTATGATAATCTATCCGAAGTAGCGGATTTAGTTTTTTATTGGCAAATAGGTCTTGAGGAAATAATGCTTTCTACAAATGTACCGATAGAGAATTTGTACTTGCAAATTGATTTAATGAAAAAGTTGATATTTACAGGGCATTTAGAGGGAGTTGTTAAAAATGAAAGAAATATTTGAACGTAGAAGCATACGGAAATACCAAAGCAGAACTATTCCTTTTGAAGTATTAAAGAAAATAATTTATGCAGCTCTTAAAGCTCCGTCAGCTAAAAACAGACAACCTTGGAAGTTTATTGTTTTAACTTCCGAAGCAAAGGAAAAATTTGTGAGCATAATGCGCCAAGGAATAGAAAAAGAAGAAAACACTAAATCGCTTTTGCCCAATAGCGGTAGTTATATTGCAGGTGCTAAACATACCACTACGATTATGGCGCAGGCTTCGGCTTTAATTGTAATATGCAATCCCACAGGACATTCATTATACGAAAATTTGACGCTTGAAGAAAAGATTTATGAGCGCGCGGATATTCAGTCAATCGGTGCTGCAATCCAAAATATGCTGTTAGAAGCAACCGCATTAGGAATAGGAACATTATGGATTTGCGATACATATTTTGCCTATGATGATTTGAAAAATTATTTTGGAGATAAAGGCGAAATAATTGCAGCAGTTGCATTAGGCTACCCCGCCGAAAATCCTTCTGAACGACCAAGAAAAAGTTTTGAAGAAATGGCTGTTATGCCCTGTTTGCAAAAGTAAGACGCGGATAAAGTTGCGAGAAGATACGATACTTGAAAATTTCCCGCTGTTTTGTCCAAAGTGTAAGCAGGAAACCTTAATCAAAGTAAAGCCATTCAATATATCCGTTATCACAGAGCCAGACGCACAGACGCAGAGCCGATAATACGCAGATAAAAATGCGGTTATCGGCTTTTTTTATTAGTTTTTATTGCTTCTTCCAGCAATTATCCCCATCACATTTCAACGCAGTACTATCATTTTACAATTCACTCCGTATCGACATCTCTTTAACTCCACATCACTCCACACAACAAGCCAGTTTTTTATTCCCCCAACGAGACCGCGTCGGATCAGGTAGTGGCAGCCAGTGCACAGTCCGGGAAGGGGCTCCGTGGATTGGACGGTGAGATGGGATTACCTCTTGCGGAGGCCTGGAAGCGCTTAGGTCCTGGCAGCAGAAAAAGCGGGGGTGCATTTTGACGCACCACGTCAAAATGCAAAGGGACCGGAGAGGCGGATTCATCAAGAATCCGGCTCGACTGTCCCTGGTCCCCTGTTTTTTCTGTTGTCAGGGCCTTAGCGCTTCCCGCCGACGACAAACCAGTAATCCCGGCTCACCGTCCAATCCACGGAGCCCCTTCCCGGACGTTCCCCTCCGCTCCCCTCCCCTCCCCAGACGCCATCTCCTCCTTTACATTTGCACCCCCCGCGGCCCCACATGGGTAGAAAACACGATCTGCGTACTGGTCTTCCCATACTTCTGCAGCTCCCCGATAAACACATCCAATTCTACGGTACTCTGAAACGCCACCTTCAGCAGCATGGAATAATCCCCGGTCACACAGCTGCACTCCAGCACATTGGGAATACTTTCCGCATAAGCATAGAACTTGGGCTTATCCTCCGGCAGCACGTTCAGATTGATAAACGCAATGATGTGATACCCCAGCTTCATCGGGTCCACAACGGCATGATAGCCCGAAATGAAACCTTCCCGCTCCAGTTTATCAATCCTGGCAGATACTGCTGGAGATGACAAAAACGTACTCTCTGCTATGGCTTTCAGAGATATCCTCGCGTTTTCCTGGAGAAGCTTTAATATTTTTCTGTCGATGTCATCCATACTTCCATCCTCCGTAAATGTAAAAAGCGTCCGAACCTGTCATGTCCGAACGCCATTGTCCTCAATCTTTTTTATATTGGTATGATAACCGCTATCCGGCAACTTGTCAATGCTTTATTCTGCTTGAGTTTCCGTTGTGGTGTTTTCTAAAAAAGAAAGGTCGATCTCACCGCTGTACACCTCCACTGCCGGTCCCGTCATATACACATGTCCGCTCTCCCGGTCCCAGTGGATCGTAAGGCTGCCGCCTCTTAGCTGTACCTCCACAGTATCCTCAGCCAGCCCCAGCATGATCGCCGCGACTGCACTGGCTGTGGCTCCCGTGCCGCAGGCCTGAGTCTCTCCGCTGCCACGTTCCCAGACGCGCATTTTCAAATGGGTTCTGTCCAGCACCTCGATAAATTCTGAGTTCACCCGGTCTGGGAACCGCTCATGGTTCTCGAAGGACGGTCCGATCTTTTCCAGATCCAGGCTGTCGATCCCCTCCTGGAAGTACACCGCATGGGGATTCCCAACGCTGATCCCGGTAAACTGATAAGCCTGCCCGCCCACCGTAATATCCTCCGGCAGCCGGCTGGTCAGCTCCGGCACGCCCATGTCTACCTTCACAGACGCAACCTTTCCATCCTCCACATGCAGCTCTAAATATTTGATACCGCCCAGGGTCTCCACCGATATCCTGGTCTTATCCACGATCCCGTGGTCATAGACATACTTGCCCACACACCGGACACCATTCCCACACATAGAGCCCTCGCTGCCATCCTCATTAAACATACGCATCCTGCAGTCCGCCTTGTCAGACGGACAGATCAGGATAAGCCCGTCTGAACCGATCCCGAAATGACGGTTGCTGATAAATTCCGAAATCCGGCCCGGATTCTCCACCTGCTCCTCAAAACAGTTGACGTATACATAATCATTGCCAATTCCCTGCATTTTGGTAAATTTCATAAGTTCCCCCTAAATATTGATCAGGCTGATCACCATCTGGGCAGTCTCAACCAGATTGGTCCCGCTGTCCATACTGCATTTCTGTATGTACCGGTGCGCCTCCTCCTCCGTCATGCTATTGCGCTCCATCAAAAGGTTCTTGGCCTGTGCAAGCAGAACGCGCTCCTCTTCATTCCGCTGTTTCGGCTGCTGGCGCTGTCTCTTGCGCCTCCGCGACTGTGCCTGCACCATCATCTCCAGAGTGCTGACCAGATCATGGACCTTCAGCGGCATCGGAAGACAGATCATGTCATCCGGCATCTGGGCCGCCCATTTGCTGGGAGATCCAACCATAAGCATATTGAACTTTGGCGGCATATATTCATGCAGCTCCGTAAAAAGCATATCCGCCATACGGTATCCGCATACGATGATCCCACTGCTTAAATCCTCTGCCAGCGACAGCGCCTGGGCGCCGGAAGTGCAGGCGGCGATTACTTGAAACCCGCTTCTCATCAGTATATTCTTTATGCTTTTAGCATCCTCCGGTTTTGAAAATGCCACGATCACATTCGCCAAACACTCACCTCCAAGTAATCGAATCAGGTGATTCTGATGCGCTTAAAACTGTCCGGACTGCGGTTTGGCTTCTAGTATTTATACAAATACTCCTCCACTTCCCAGTCGGTCACTTCTGCCCGAAACTTCTTCCATTCTGAGTTCTTTGCCTCCAGATACTTCGTATAAATATGTTTTCCCAGCAGTTCCCGAACAAACACACTTCGCTCAAATGCCTCCAGTGCCTCCCCCAGCGTTTCCGGAAGCTGTTCAATGCCGCGCAGCCGCATCTCATCTTCAGACATGGCGAAAATATTGTTGTCAACGCTTGCCGGCGGTACCATCTCATTCTTGATCCCATCCAGCCCCGCCGCCAGACATGCCGCCAGCGCCAGGTACGGGTTCACAGCCGTATCAGGGCATCGAAGCTCGATCCGCGTACTGCTCCCCCTTGATGACGGGATCCGTATCAATGGACTGCGGTTGGCTGAGGCCGACCATGCAATATAAACCGGCGCGTCATACCCCGGAACGAGACGCTTGTAGGAATTGACCAGGGGATTGGTCAGGATCGTGATCTCCCTGATATGCGTTAAAATCCCCGCCATAAACTGATACGCCACCCGGCTCAGCCCCAGAGTATCGCTCTCGTCGATAAAGGCATTATGACCGCTCTTATCTGCCAGGGACATATTGATATGCATGCCGGAACCATTGACCCCCGCCTTCGGCTTCGGCATAAAGGTCGCATGAAGCCCGTGGCGTTTCGCGATCGCCTTTACCGCCATCTTGAAGGTCATGATATTGTCCGCGGCATTTAAACCTTCCATATATTCCAGATCGATCTCATGCTGGGCCGGAGCGATCTCATGGTGGGACGCCTCCACACCAAAGCCCATCTCCTCTAAGTTCAGAACAATATCCCGGCGCACGTTCTCCGCCATATCAATAGGCGCCACGTCGAAGTATCCGGCAGTCTCATGGGTCTCGGTAGTCGGCTTCCCGTCGTCATCCGTGTGGAACAGGAAGAACTCGCACTCCGGCCCCACATGAAAGGTATATCCCATGTCGGACGCTTCCTTCAAAACTTTTTTCAGTACATATCTGGGGTCTCCCTCAAACGGCTCCCCGTTAGGGCGGTAGACATCACAGACCAGGCGAGCCACCTTGCCCTGCTGCGGCCTCCATGGGAATATCTCAAAGGTGTCGTAATCAGGATACAGATACATGTCAGACTCCTCGATCCGGACAAATCCCTCGATAGCAGAGCCATCAAACATACAGCGGTTATCCAGAGCCTTCTCCAGCTGGCTCGCCGTAATCGCCACATTTTTCAGCATGCCGAAAATGTCCGTAAACTGAAGGCGTATAAACTCTACGTCCTCCTCTTCCACCATGCGGATGATGTCTTCCTTGCTATAATTACTCATTACTTTTCTCCCTTCCTTCTCACAGGCTTCATTAAAAGTTCCGCTTGCAGAACTTTCGCGCTGCCGCGCGGCTGCTTCAGCAACCATCTGCCTCTGCGGGGCGGCATTGGTTCACTTGGCGAGTTTACGAGCCTGGTGAACAAGCCCACCGCGTGCTGCGCATCCTTACGGAGCGTTTTGATCCATAGAACGCATTTCCTATGAATCAAAAAGGATGTCGCCCAGAATGCAAAAGAGGGCGTCAGATAAGCCGCTGCATAAACGGCCTTCCATGTAACACCCTCGTTCCATGGTTTGATGATAGCAGTTCCGGGTTTTTTTGTCAATAAAATGTTCGTATTCATGCAGAGTGGTAACCACCAAATGTTTACACTCGGTCAGTCCCCACATCAACCCCTGCTTTTGCAGCCTCTTTCCAATACGCTGTCAGGTATTCTTCCGCAATGTCAGCGCTCACCGAAAACTTTCGCTGAAGCCGCTCTCCCACCGCCTCACGGGAAAGTCCAAACTCCTGACAGGTCTCCACAAGAGCTCTTGCACCTTTGGCAATACCGATTGCCTCTCCTTTCGCTTCCCACTCTTCCCGTTCCATCTCCATATGGCGTTCTTCGTCATATTCTGTCAGAAACATTGTCATCACCTCCGCTTTATGACCGGACAATAGATCCTCTAAGATACCTTCCCGGATACAGTCATTAACCGCCTGGTCCAACGCAGTTTCCACAGGCAGCCCGCTCCTCTGATAATCCCGGATCTTCTCAACAAACTGGGCGTACTCCTTAAGCCTCCTGCAGCTCTCCATCAACTCCCGGTTGTGACCGCTGTTGATGTTCAGCATCGTAGCCCGCACCTCCAGACACGGTATCCTGGATATCCTCTCACTGTTTTCCCCACGCCCGTTTACAGATATCTTAAATGCATCCGAAAGCAGCAGTTCTTTCCGGTCAGGCGCTTCCTGAGATCCGTTATAGAATACAAAATACTGCGGAAACGGCAGCTGTTTTAAACTGGTGCTGAATATATTGATCTTATGCTGATCAATATATTTCTGATACAGCTTCGCAAAATAAGAAAGCCCTCGCACCGGCATGTTAGGGTTGTAGGAGCTTTGATGTTCCCACAGGTTTAGGGTATTATCGATCAGGAACGATATATCATTCTTCATATGGATGTAAATGGCATCCTCCAGTGTCGTGATCTCCAGATCGTCGGGATTGTCATAATGGCTTTTATTCAGGCCGTTGTACAGATCCAGCAGATCCTCCGGCCTCTTAAAAACCATCACAAATACTTTATCCTTGTGTTTTCTGTTTCTTCTCATTACTGCTACCTCCATTATAAGATGTTTTAGATGTGTTTTCAATCATGAAATCCGCGTAAGACAAAAGAAATGTCCCGACAGCAAAACCTGTAAAACGCTGAAAAAATAGTAAAACCAACTAAAAGCTGCTGCATAAACTCATGTGCCACATAGAGCCAGGAAATCTTTGGCGAACCGCCATTAAATTACACACTAAAGATTTCGGAAACCGACGCAGAAAAGAATTCCGCGGGAAACTTCCCTTACTATACAATATCCACGGAGGGTTGTCAAGAAACGATTTTGACACGAAAGCCTGTTGTCGGCCATTCCATAATATGATAAGATGAAACTGTTAAATCGGAACTTGCCGAGGTGAGAAATGGAAATTCGATATATGATATCTGCCGATGATAGAATGGAGATAAGTAAGATATATGAAGAAAGTTGGAAATATGCATATAAAGGCATAATACCTCAAGACAATCTTGATTCGATTCCTAAAGGACGCTGGTCGACAAACTTAGATAACCCAAACTGGAAAACATTGATTTGCATTGACGATGGCAAAATTGTGGGAACAAGCAGTTTTTGTAAATCCCGTTTTAAGCAGTTTCCCGACTGGGGTGAGATTATATCAATATATCTGCTGCCGAATTATATGGGTAAAGGTTATGGAAAAACTCTTATGAAGTCCACTCTTTCAGAATTGAAAAGGCTGGGATATAAAAATATCTTTTTATGGGTACTGGAAGAAAACATCAGAGCACGGCATTTTTATGAACAATTTGGTTTTTCACCGACTAATGATTTTATAAATGATAATATCGGGGGGAAAGAATTGCGGGAAATCCGATATGTTTACAAATAACTCTAGCTACATTTCATCAGATATGCTTTGGATGAGTGACAATGATATTGCAGTAATTCACTATAATAATGTTCCCCTTATTGGGGAAGTGCGTCTCAGGCAGACAAAGCATGCTCGACAAATCGAAATCTAAAGGAGGACATTAGCATATGAAGTTTCGAAAAAAAGACATTCAGTTAATGACCGATGGAATGGGGATTGTGTTCTATTCACCTAAAACGAATAAGAATATTCCTGAAGGTTCCAACTTTCTTGACGAAGAATATTCAAACCCAGAGGATGTGGCAAAGCACATCAAAAAGGGGGATGTAGTAGGCTTTTGCACCGGGAGCAGCGGAAATTACACACTCAAATTTAGAGAGGGCTACCCAGAAGAAAACCTGCTGGAAGAATACCCTGTTGCGATTCGTTTAGGTATTGATATTCAAGACGAAAAGTTATGCGTAATTGATTTATTTTGGTTGTCGGAGTGGGGTGCGGAGTGTCCTCTGGAACAAACTATCCCTATAGATTCGGGATATTATCATATTACTTTATGCACGAGAAAACCTGATTCAGGAATTTGGGGCGATAAGCAGACTATATTTGTCTATTTAAATAAATTGGATTCCATGCCAGAATTGACCTGGCCTGGCGTACCCCAGCTGCTTCCTCGATGATCAGTCAGCAACATAACTTCCAGTTCGTTTAGTAGCTGAGTAAATCTAAATTTGCAGGAATCAGGAGACGATAATGATGGCTAAGCAATTAAGCGCAGCGCAGTACCTTTGGTAAATATTTGGAACTATGCAGAGCAGTTGTTGGAAGATAACTTGATTTCAAAACATGGATTTTCTAAAAATAATGAACATACATATCAACATATTTTGCTCTTTACCAACCAAAAAAACTCTTACATTGTAATTATCATTGATATACTTCACAAAACCATCTTAGGTCATTACATTCTTGACTTAAATGAAAAATAAGTTTCTTTTTGCTCCGGATCATAAAACGGATCCCATCAGCTTTGGGGGCAGCAACCTTGACGGCATTCTGCGGCAGCTAAAGGAACAGCAACTCATACCATAAAAATGGAGGAATTTATGAAACATTTTATACTACTAGCATTTGCAAAAACACTTGTCATCACGATAGGAAGCAGCTTGATATATGTTCTATACGGCCTAATATCCGGCAACCCTTTTGATATAACCCTGAAATTTGAAATCATATTTTTCCTGGCAATATTTATTTCCAGTTTAATTGGATATGTATGGAAGGATCGAAAAAAGTAACGTAATACCTTGTCATATGATTT
This portion of the Clostridium sp. AN503 genome encodes:
- a CDS encoding cysteine-rich KTR domain-containing protein — encoded protein: MNDQEKVLKKWLLCPVCKSKTRIKLREDTILENFPLFCPKCKQETLIKVKPFNISVITEPDAQTQSR
- a CDS encoding TetR/AcrR family transcriptional regulator; translation: MAKKSLEKRNLILERAEQVFSKKGFSAVTMKDIIDACNISRGGIYLYFNSTDEIFMEVIKSHHQTCMQKTKHNIYDLQDFQTVVNAYFENLEQEMINVKGSLKLAMIEFFIAHKAETDNNFFVKAMDGLKTPILEILSLGKKLQEISYDNLSEVADLVFYWQIGLEEIMLSTNVPIENLYLQIDLMKKLIFTGHLEGVVKNERNI
- a CDS encoding nitroreductase family protein, which codes for MKEIFERRSIRKYQSRTIPFEVLKKIIYAALKAPSAKNRQPWKFIVLTSEAKEKFVSIMRQGIEKEENTKSLLPNSGSYIAGAKHTTTIMAQASALIVICNPTGHSLYENLTLEEKIYERADIQSIGAAIQNMLLEATALGIGTLWICDTYFAYDDLKNYFGDKGEIIAAVALGYPAENPSERPRKSFEEMAVMPCLQK
- the glnA gene encoding type I glutamate--ammonia ligase → MSNYSKEDIIRMVEEEDVEFIRLQFTDIFGMLKNVAITASQLEKALDNRCMFDGSAIEGFVRIEESDMYLYPDYDTFEIFPWRPQQGKVARLVCDVYRPNGEPFEGDPRYVLKKVLKEASDMGYTFHVGPECEFFLFHTDDDGKPTTETHETAGYFDVAPIDMAENVRRDIVLNLEEMGFGVEASHHEIAPAQHEIDLEYMEGLNAADNIMTFKMAVKAIAKRHGLHATFMPKPKAGVNGSGMHINMSLADKSGHNAFIDESDTLGLSRVAYQFMAGILTHIREITILTNPLVNSYKRLVPGYDAPVYIAWSASANRSPLIRIPSSRGSSTRIELRCPDTAVNPYLALAACLAAGLDGIKNEMVPPASVDNNIFAMSEDEMRLRGIEQLPETLGEALEAFERSVFVRELLGKHIYTKYLEAKNSEWKKFRAEVTDWEVEEYLYKY
- a CDS encoding Lrp/AsnC family transcriptional regulator, producing MDDIDRKILKLLQENARISLKAIAESTFLSSPAVSARIDKLEREGFISGYHAVVDPMKLGYHIIAFINLNVLPEDKPKFYAYAESIPNVLECSCVTGDYSMLLKVAFQSTVELDVFIGELQKYGKTSTQIVFSTHVGPRGVQM
- the dapF gene encoding diaminopimelate epimerase, giving the protein MKFTKMQGIGNDYVYVNCFEEQVENPGRISEFISNRHFGIGSDGLILICPSDKADCRMRMFNEDGSEGSMCGNGVRCVGKYVYDHGIVDKTRISVETLGGIKYLELHVEDGKVASVKVDMGVPELTSRLPEDITVGGQAYQFTGISVGNPHAVYFQEGIDSLDLEKIGPSFENHERFPDRVNSEFIEVLDRTHLKMRVWERGSGETQACGTGATASAVAAIMLGLAEDTVEVQLRGGSLTIHWDRESGHVYMTGPAVEVYSGEIDLSFLENTTTETQAE
- a CDS encoding response regulator, with the protein product MIVAFSKPEDAKSIKNILMRSGFQVIAACTSGAQALSLAEDLSSGIIVCGYRMADMLFTELHEYMPPKFNMLMVGSPSKWAAQMPDDMICLPMPLKVHDLVSTLEMMVQAQSRRRKRQRQQPKQRNEEERVLLAQAKNLLMERNSMTEEEAHRYIQKCSMDSGTNLVETAQMVISLINI
- a CDS encoding GNAT family N-acetyltransferase; this translates as MEIRYMISADDRMEISKIYEESWKYAYKGIIPQDNLDSIPKGRWSTNLDNPNWKTLICIDDGKIVGTSSFCKSRFKQFPDWGEIISIYLLPNYMGKGYGKTLMKSTLSELKRLGYKNIFLWVLEENIRARHFYEQFGFSPTNDFINDNIGGKELREIRYVYK